In the Paenibacillus sp. FSL H7-0357 genome, one interval contains:
- a CDS encoding aminopeptidase, whose amino-acid sequence MLSFKQKLENYALLAVKIGVNIQPGQTLVLNADIVAAELVRLIVRKAYEAGAKLVKVNYTDEFVTRTRYDLAPASSFLEPPKWQADELEDLARNGAAILTVISANPDLLNGVEASRISDHQRTAGQAMAPYREMMMNNYISWSGIAFPSPSWAAKVFPDAPPEEQVGLLWDAIFKAVRADQENPVEAWSLHLGGLKQRCDLLNARKYRKLHYTAPGTDLTIELPEGHIWCQAGAVNGRGVSFLANIPTEEVFTAPLKTGANGKVSSTKPLSYGGNIIDRFTLTLENGKVTDFTAEVGQEALASLLAMDEGAAYFGEVALVPYHSPISESGILYYTTLYDENASCHLALGAAYAFTLQEGISMTKEQLADKGMNQSLTHVDFMMGSPEMNIDGITDDGTAEPIFRAGNWA is encoded by the coding sequence ATGTTGAGTTTCAAGCAAAAGCTGGAGAATTACGCACTGCTGGCTGTAAAGATCGGAGTCAATATACAGCCCGGGCAAACGCTCGTACTCAATGCAGACATCGTTGCCGCAGAGCTTGTCCGCCTGATTGTGCGGAAAGCTTATGAGGCCGGTGCTAAGCTGGTCAAGGTCAATTATACCGACGAGTTCGTCACACGGACCCGCTACGATCTGGCCCCGGCGTCAAGCTTCCTTGAACCGCCGAAATGGCAGGCGGATGAGCTGGAGGATCTGGCACGCAACGGTGCGGCCATCCTGACAGTAATCTCTGCCAATCCGGATCTCCTGAATGGTGTAGAAGCCAGCCGGATATCCGATCATCAGCGTACCGCAGGCCAGGCTATGGCCCCGTACCGTGAAATGATGATGAACAATTACATCAGCTGGAGCGGTATCGCTTTTCCGTCGCCATCGTGGGCCGCCAAGGTATTTCCCGATGCACCGCCGGAAGAACAGGTTGGCCTGCTGTGGGATGCTATCTTCAAGGCGGTACGTGCAGACCAAGAGAACCCCGTTGAAGCTTGGAGCCTGCATCTGGGCGGCTTAAAGCAGCGCTGTGACCTTTTGAACGCCAGAAAATACCGCAAGCTGCATTATACCGCTCCCGGAACGGATTTGACCATCGAATTGCCCGAAGGGCATATCTGGTGTCAGGCCGGAGCCGTGAATGGACGCGGAGTCTCTTTCCTCGCCAATATTCCGACAGAAGAAGTATTCACTGCCCCGCTGAAGACTGGCGCTAACGGCAAAGTCAGCAGCACGAAGCCGCTCAGCTATGGCGGCAACATCATCGACCGGTTTACGCTTACCCTGGAGAATGGCAAGGTCACAGACTTTACGGCAGAAGTCGGCCAGGAAGCATTGGCTTCCCTGCTGGCTATGGATGAAGGAGCCGCATACTTCGGTGAAGTAGCGCTGGTCCCTTACCACTCTCCAATCTCGGAAAGCGGCATTCTCTATTACACTACACTGTATGATGAGAATGCTTCATGCCATCTGGCACTTGGAGCCGCTTATGCATTTACCTTGCAGGAGGGCATCTCTATGACCAAGGAGCAGCTTGCTGACAAAGGGATGAATCAAAGTCTGACCCATGTGGACTTCATGATGGGTTCCCCGGAAATGAATATAGACGGAATTACAGACGATGGAACTGCTGAACCCATCTTCCGCGCAGGGAACTGGGCTTAA
- a CDS encoding AlkZ-related protein, translating to MGNVEVQGGVTTYKEMAEVIAKLGIVPLASLIPEHPSLNGLTKAENWHTGSELDPWGWRAQFPGEGLAGYGKFIKKKAILVSRDWFPAFVKAVGSSKELEERYNNGLASREALTLLQVIRANEGIDTRQLRSLGDMKAKEKKTAFDNAVTELQGTLDIVISGVQARQNDLGEVNGWSSTSFETVGHWMGIHGLTPYEGSREEAIAWLRSRMDATWSPAAIAWISKALSW from the coding sequence ATGGGAAACGTGGAAGTGCAGGGCGGTGTAACAACTTATAAAGAGATGGCTGAGGTCATTGCCAAGCTGGGGATTGTCCCCCTTGCTTCACTGATTCCGGAGCATCCGTCATTAAATGGGCTGACCAAAGCCGAGAACTGGCATACCGGTTCAGAGCTGGATCCATGGGGATGGCGTGCACAGTTTCCCGGTGAGGGACTGGCCGGGTACGGCAAGTTTATTAAGAAAAAGGCAATTCTCGTCTCACGGGACTGGTTTCCGGCATTTGTAAAAGCAGTGGGCAGCTCTAAAGAACTGGAAGAACGGTACAATAACGGCCTTGCCAGCAGAGAAGCATTGACATTGCTGCAGGTTATCCGTGCCAACGAAGGCATTGATACCCGCCAGCTGCGTTCTTTGGGTGATATGAAAGCAAAGGAAAAGAAGACTGCCTTTGACAATGCCGTCACAGAGCTGCAAGGCACTCTTGATATTGTAATCTCCGGAGTTCAGGCACGCCAAAATGACTTGGGAGAAGTAAATGGTTGGAGCAGCACTTCGTTTGAGACCGTAGGGCATTGGATGGGAATTCATGGCCTTACACCTTATGAAGGTTCCCGGGAGGAAGCTATAGCTTGGCTGCGCTCCAGAATGGATGCTACCTGGTCGCCTGCTGCCATAGCCTGGATCAGCAAGGCATTGTCCTGGTAA
- a CDS encoding TetR/AcrR family transcriptional regulator, which produces MSPRVGLDTRTLVLAAAELADEQGMGEVTLASLAAKLGVRSPSLYNHVNGLAGLRTLLAVHGLEQLHTAMTKASEGLAGDAAVHAMGQAYMNFARQHPGLYETTLQAPDQGNTALEEAGEQILSFILHVLSGYGLGEEGELHAVRGLRSILHGFAALENKGGFGLPLDLGISLSRLIDTFIAGISCMKTV; this is translated from the coding sequence ATGTCACCTAGGGTTGGACTGGATACACGTACGCTGGTATTGGCTGCGGCAGAATTAGCGGATGAGCAGGGGATGGGAGAAGTCACGCTGGCTTCACTCGCGGCCAAGCTGGGCGTACGCTCTCCGTCGTTGTATAATCATGTTAACGGACTAGCCGGGCTGCGGACTCTGCTGGCTGTACACGGCCTGGAACAGCTCCACACAGCGATGACAAAGGCTTCTGAGGGTTTAGCCGGAGATGCAGCTGTTCACGCTATGGGGCAGGCTTACATGAACTTTGCAAGGCAGCATCCGGGTCTATACGAAACAACACTGCAAGCACCTGATCAAGGGAACACAGCGCTGGAAGAGGCAGGTGAGCAGATTTTATCCTTTATCCTGCATGTGCTGTCTGGTTACGGGCTTGGAGAAGAGGGAGAACTGCATGCTGTTCGGGGACTGCGGAGTATACTGCACGGATTTGCTGCACTGGAGAACAAGGGAGGCTTTGGCCTGCCGCTCGATTTGGGAATCTCCTTATCCCGGCTGATTGATACATTTATTGCAGGAATCAGCTGCATGAAGACAGTGTAA
- a CDS encoding MBL fold metallo-hydrolase, with amino-acid sequence MRITQEGKLLQLTWMPGWFPVNCYLVVEDQELTLIDAAMSFSVQGILRTAAKLNLPITRIVLTHAHGDHVGALDELKKRLPEAVVYISERDAALLRGDRSLRQGEPQTPIKGSVPTKISTKPDILLRDGDTVGSLSAISTPGHTPGSMSFLDQRSGALIAGDAFQTFKRTAVAGTVVPWFPFPALATWNKEQAVASAIKLAGTSAAVLAVGHGNLLKAPGEAMKLAVSKAQLQLGKEGR; translated from the coding sequence ATGAGAATTACTCAAGAAGGAAAATTGCTGCAGCTTACGTGGATGCCCGGATGGTTTCCGGTCAATTGCTATCTTGTTGTAGAAGATCAGGAATTAACATTGATTGATGCGGCAATGTCTTTTAGTGTCCAAGGGATCCTCCGTACAGCGGCTAAATTGAACCTGCCTATTACCCGAATCGTGCTGACCCATGCTCATGGAGATCATGTTGGAGCACTGGATGAACTGAAGAAACGGCTTCCTGAAGCTGTTGTATATATCTCTGAGCGTGATGCAGCTTTGCTGCGCGGAGACCGTTCGCTTAGACAAGGTGAACCGCAGACTCCGATTAAAGGGAGCGTACCTACCAAAATTTCCACCAAACCGGACATTCTGCTCCGTGACGGAGATACTGTCGGCTCTTTAAGCGCAATTAGTACTCCCGGCCATACCCCAGGCTCGATGTCTTTTCTGGATCAACGGAGCGGAGCTCTGATAGCAGGGGATGCTTTTCAGACATTTAAGAGAACTGCGGTGGCCGGGACGGTTGTGCCATGGTTTCCATTTCCGGCATTGGCTACCTGGAATAAGGAGCAGGCTGTGGCCAGTGCAATTAAGCTTGCAGGAACGTCTGCAGCGGTGCTTGCTGTTGGACACGGCAACCTGCTGAAGGCGCCTGGAGAAGCCATGAAACTGGCTGTGAGCAAAGCTCAATTGCAGCTAGGAAAGGAAGGAAGATAA
- a CDS encoding DUF6773 family protein, translated as MKGKGIKDERIQGEVHKLMSHGFTIVFVGITASVFVKVFVLHLDLKYWLDSFLILMAACFYVTLRSMRGGLFLLPSKAGEVKRLKKTNLISGAAGALIWAILMISYDLLGKEEVDVVASVMSTLVGSVIFFFGITWMQWFMIKRSNQNADKHLE; from the coding sequence ATGAAAGGTAAGGGGATCAAGGATGAGCGGATTCAAGGTGAAGTACATAAGTTGATGTCGCACGGCTTTACGATTGTGTTTGTGGGCATTACGGCCAGTGTTTTTGTTAAAGTATTTGTTCTGCACTTGGATCTGAAGTATTGGCTGGACAGCTTCCTCATCCTGATGGCAGCTTGTTTCTATGTTACGCTCCGGAGCATGCGTGGTGGGCTATTCCTCCTGCCGAGCAAGGCCGGGGAAGTAAAGCGGCTCAAGAAAACCAATCTGATCAGTGGAGCTGCAGGTGCTCTGATATGGGCAATATTGATGATCAGCTATGACCTGCTGGGTAAGGAGGAAGTTGATGTAGTTGCGAGTGTAATGAGCACATTGGTTGGCTCCGTGATCTTTTTCTTCGGGATTACCTGGATGCAATGGTTCATGATTAAACGCTCCAATCAAAATGCGGATAAGCACCTGGAATAG
- a CDS encoding helix-turn-helix transcriptional regulator, whose product MSEKNIKLKLARIQKDLSQEQLAEAVGVTRQTIGLIEAGNYNPTIRLCIAICKELETTLNDIFWEE is encoded by the coding sequence GTGAGTGAGAAGAACATCAAGCTGAAACTGGCGCGGATTCAGAAGGACCTGTCCCAGGAACAGCTGGCGGAAGCGGTGGGCGTGACGAGACAGACGATAGGACTGATTGAAGCGGGGAATTACAACCCGACGATCCGGTTATGTATTGCCATCTGCAAGGAACTGGAAACAACTTTGAACGATATATTTTGGGAGGAGTAG
- a CDS encoding nitroreductase family protein, with amino-acid sequence MNQNQSAAYGSIAEVIKERRSIKQFKPEPLPEGLLKELLDIAVWAPNHGLRQPWRFIAFQGEGAEFLGDAAYTFLKRGAADPEFAIKRKEYLSSVPLTVIVVIPEDPRQREWDEDFAAASALVQNFQLAAWERGVGTIWKTDPYIYTPEFRSKIGVKPGEKVIAMIHAGYPEIIPASRPRKEAAQLLTVVDSYPESGVVE; translated from the coding sequence ATGAATCAGAACCAGTCTGCAGCTTACGGCAGCATTGCCGAAGTGATCAAGGAGCGCCGCTCCATTAAACAGTTTAAGCCTGAACCCCTGCCTGAAGGCCTGCTAAAGGAACTGCTGGATATCGCGGTATGGGCGCCAAATCACGGACTGCGGCAGCCGTGGAGATTTATTGCTTTTCAGGGGGAAGGGGCGGAATTCCTCGGGGATGCTGCTTATACATTCTTAAAGCGCGGGGCAGCTGATCCGGAATTTGCCATCAAACGCAAAGAATATCTTTCATCGGTTCCTTTAACCGTAATCGTCGTAATCCCTGAGGACCCGCGTCAAAGAGAGTGGGATGAGGATTTTGCCGCTGCATCCGCACTTGTGCAGAACTTCCAGCTGGCGGCATGGGAACGGGGAGTAGGTACGATTTGGAAGACGGATCCTTATATTTACACTCCAGAATTCCGCAGCAAGATTGGCGTGAAGCCGGGAGAGAAGGTGATTGCGATGATCCATGCCGGTTATCCGGAGATCATTCCCGCCAGCCGTCCACGCAAGGAAGCCGCTCAGCTGCTTACAGTTGTAGACAGCTATCCGGAGAGTGGAGTTGTGGAATAA
- the pstB gene encoding phosphate ABC transporter ATP-binding protein PstB has protein sequence MGIAEPVVRESFQTEDLSIFYGTYEAVKGISLPFGQNTVTALIGPSGCGKSTFLRSLNRMNDDISGSTTKGSIWIDGVDINAHGTDVIKLRQKIGMVWQKPNPFYKSIYDNIAFGPKYHGIKGKQALDEIVESSLRRAALWDEVKDRLKDSALALSGGQQQRLCIARALSVNPQILLLDEPASALDPVSTGKVEELIKELKEELRIVIVTHNMQQAARISDFTAYFYLGSLVEYDKTEKVFSNPENQMTQEYIMGRFG, from the coding sequence ATGGGAATAGCGGAACCAGTGGTGCGTGAATCATTTCAAACAGAGGACCTGAGCATATTTTACGGCACATATGAAGCAGTAAAGGGAATCAGTCTTCCATTTGGCCAGAATACTGTTACTGCACTTATTGGCCCGTCGGGCTGTGGTAAATCAACTTTCCTTCGTTCACTTAACCGTATGAATGATGACATCTCCGGTTCGACAACGAAAGGGAGCATCTGGATTGACGGCGTGGACATCAACGCTCACGGTACGGATGTGATCAAGCTGCGGCAAAAGATCGGCATGGTCTGGCAGAAACCGAATCCGTTCTATAAGTCGATTTATGACAATATTGCTTTTGGTCCAAAATACCACGGCATTAAAGGTAAGCAGGCACTGGACGAAATTGTGGAAAGCAGTCTGCGGCGTGCTGCATTATGGGACGAGGTTAAGGACCGCCTGAAGGATTCAGCGTTGGCGTTGTCCGGCGGACAGCAGCAGCGGTTATGTATCGCCCGTGCATTGTCGGTTAATCCGCAGATCCTGCTGCTGGATGAACCGGCATCGGCACTCGACCCTGTATCGACCGGTAAAGTGGAAGAGCTGATCAAGGAACTCAAGGAAGAGCTTCGCATCGTTATTGTTACGCATAATATGCAGCAAGCGGCGCGGATTTCGGATTTTACCGCATACTTTTACCTCGGTTCACTTGTGGAATACGACAAGACAGAGAAAGTCTTCAGCAATCCGGAGAATCAAATGACCCAGGAATATATCATGGGCCGTTTCGGCTGA
- the pstA gene encoding phosphate ABC transporter permease PstA encodes MKPRTADKVATTVIVFFALLIVAILVGLLGYILIRGLNHISWDFLTSAPQKIRAGGGVGPQLFNSLFLLVLTLIITVPLGLGAGIFMAEYARPGKLTNFIRLIVEVLSSFPSIVVGLFGLLLIVNTFNLGFSLISGALALTVFNLPLMVRITEQAFRTVPKQQKEAGFALGLSKWKIVTSVLLPVALPTIITGTILSAGRVFGEAAALMFTAGMSSPRLDFTNWNPLSQTSPLNPFRPAETLAVHIWKVNSEGLAPDAVQIAAGASAVLVITVLIFNLAARYFGRYIYRKLTASKRMN; translated from the coding sequence TTGAAGCCGAGAACAGCAGACAAGGTTGCCACTACCGTTATCGTCTTTTTCGCATTACTTATTGTAGCCATTCTGGTTGGATTGCTTGGATATATTCTGATCCGTGGCTTAAACCATATCAGTTGGGATTTCCTGACTTCCGCACCGCAAAAAATCCGCGCAGGCGGAGGTGTGGGTCCACAGTTGTTCAACTCACTGTTCCTGCTGGTGCTGACGCTGATCATAACTGTACCGCTGGGTCTTGGAGCGGGGATCTTTATGGCAGAGTATGCACGTCCAGGTAAACTTACGAACTTTATCCGCCTGATCGTAGAAGTCCTGTCTTCCTTCCCTTCCATTGTCGTAGGTTTGTTCGGTCTGTTATTGATCGTAAACACCTTCAATCTGGGGTTCTCCTTAATATCCGGTGCTCTCGCACTTACCGTATTTAATCTGCCGCTGATGGTGCGTATTACGGAGCAGGCGTTCCGTACAGTGCCCAAGCAGCAGAAAGAGGCAGGATTTGCCCTTGGATTATCCAAGTGGAAGATTGTTACCTCTGTACTGTTACCCGTGGCGCTGCCGACGATTATCACCGGTACGATCCTCTCCGCTGGCCGTGTCTTCGGTGAAGCGGCTGCTCTGATGTTCACGGCGGGCATGAGCAGCCCGCGTCTGGATTTCACCAACTGGAATCCGCTTAGTCAAACTTCACCGCTTAATCCTTTCCGTCCGGCTGAAACCCTGGCCGTTCACATCTGGAAAGTCAACAGCGAAGGGCTGGCGCCTGATGCCGTACAAATCGCAGCCGGAGCTTCGGCCGTGCTCGTTATTACAGTATTGATCTTCAATCTGGCCGCAAGATATTTCGGCAGATATATTTACCGCAAGCTGACTGCTTCCAAAAGAATGAACTAA
- the pstC gene encoding phosphate ABC transporter permease subunit PstC: MSVKPKKSKIEKHHIEDFIGRSYMSFCVLLLIVIIVSMVYFVASKGIANFTSGEIKLSDFLFGKKWSPEGDTPSYGALPFITGSFLVTLLAALIASPLSICAALFMTEIVPGWGKRLLQPVIELLSGIPSVVYGFVGLSVIVPFLRNTLPGQGIGVAAGALVLSVMILPTITSVAADALASLPQNLKESSFALGATRWQTISRVILPTTFPAIMTGVVLGMARAFGEALAVQMVIGNAPFVPRSLFESASTLTSVITLGMGNTTMGSTHNNALWSMALVLMLMTFAFVLIVRMLERRNKI, translated from the coding sequence AAAACATCATATCGAAGATTTTATCGGGCGTTCTTATATGTCCTTCTGTGTACTCCTATTGATAGTAATCATTGTATCGATGGTGTATTTTGTGGCGTCCAAAGGGATTGCTAACTTTACCAGCGGTGAAATTAAGCTTTCTGATTTCTTGTTCGGCAAAAAATGGTCCCCGGAAGGAGACACTCCCTCCTACGGAGCATTGCCTTTTATTACCGGCTCATTTCTGGTTACGCTGCTTGCAGCGCTTATCGCAAGTCCGCTCAGTATCTGCGCTGCTCTGTTCATGACCGAGATTGTGCCAGGCTGGGGTAAAAGGCTGCTGCAGCCGGTTATCGAACTGCTGTCAGGTATCCCATCAGTCGTTTACGGCTTTGTGGGTTTAAGCGTCATTGTGCCGTTTCTGCGTAATACCTTGCCAGGTCAGGGCATCGGGGTTGCTGCAGGCGCGCTTGTCCTATCGGTAATGATTTTGCCGACGATTACAAGCGTGGCTGCAGACGCGCTGGCTTCTTTGCCGCAAAACTTAAAAGAATCCTCCTTTGCGCTCGGTGCTACACGGTGGCAGACGATCTCCCGGGTGATTCTTCCGACTACATTCCCTGCAATTATGACGGGGGTAGTGCTGGGGATGGCCCGTGCTTTCGGTGAAGCCCTTGCTGTACAGATGGTAATCGGTAATGCACCTTTCGTGCCGCGGTCGCTTTTCGAATCGGCTTCAACCTTGACCAGCGTAATTACGCTTGGCATGGGGAACACAACGATGGGTTCAACGCACAATAATGCGCTGTGGAGTATGGCGCTGGTTCTTATGCTGATGACTTTTGCTTTTGTCCTCATCGTAAGAATGCTTGAAAGGAGAAATAAAATTTGA